The DNA sequence TACGTATCGAAACCTCTCAGCGGGAATATAAACACCGTGGGACCTACCGCTTGGTTAAGACGCTCAGCCATAAGCTTACCAGTCATGTACATCTGCTCGGCATCCGGCTTCACTAAAGTCACTAAACCCTTACTGTGTTCATACATACACCTCCCTCTGTACTTCTCAGGAACTGTCTGAGGGGACCAGAAGTTGATTATATCCACACCACCTGGTAGGAGTACTTGAGGTATCCCCAACCTCCCGGCTGCCGTCAACCTTAACTTGCCTCTAACGCTAGCAACTAAGACTCCACCAGCGACCTCATTCATTACTTCAGCTGTAGTGACATCGAGAACTCCTACAGCCATGCCTGCTTCAATCAGTCTTTCCATGGTATACCCACCTGTTATGCCGAGCGCGTGGAATGATATGAAGTCATAGCCTTGGCTCGTAAGGTAGTCCTTGGCAATAATCAAGTGTGGTGTAGTCACGCCGAATTGAGTGGCGAAGACGGTGGGTCTTTTCTCAATTGTATATGGAACTGGTGCCGCCGCCCTAACAACCGCTGCGGCCGCCCTATTAAGAACCTCAGCCTCAATAATGTTGACTTTTTCACCACCTGTTAAATCGGATATGGACCAGATGGGCACTATGTCCGAGCCTGCTATAACAGAGCCGGCTTCAGATATTATCGTGGTGACGGCGAACTTGGGTATGAACATCGGCAACTCGCTCATTATGTCTGTAATTAATCTCAGCCCAGTTGAACCTCCTAGACCTATAGCTCCATCTAATTCGCCTCTGGCCAACAACTCCTTAAGTATCTTGGTGGCTCCCTTAATCATGATTTCCTGTGCCTTAGCTCTTTCAAGATTGCTTACTTCATCAATGGTGGAGCCCGCTGCTCTTGCGACAGTATCATTATCTATATCGGGTACACCTAACTTGGGGGAGTATTTGCGCATCGAGAGGTCTACGAGCAGCCCCTTACCGCCATGAGCACTTATTCGTTCCTTAAGGTAGTGGCCCTCACACTCCTTAGTATCTAGAGTAACGAGGATCGCTATGATAGGTGTTTTAACGTTCAAAAAACGATCAGCCTCTCAAGCACGTTTTATCTTGACTGCCTTGAATGCCTTGATCTGTTCTGCTACAGCTTTCTCTGTTGGCAGTCTCTCGAAGGTTGTAGCGCCGAAGAATCCGTGTACCCCCTTAACCCTTTCCGCTATGTATTTCCAGTCATCAAGATCGGCTACTGGGCCGCCATGCACTAGAACTATCACGTCTGACTTGTGACTTCTAGCTAGGTCAGCCCATTCCTGAGCTTTTTTAGTGGCTTCCTCCAACGTTATTGTCGTCCTAGCGCCTATGGTGCCCTTGGCTGTGAGCCCGAAGTGCAGTACTAGGATGTCCGCCCCTGCCTTCAACATGTTGACCAGATCATCCTCGTCAAATACGTAGGGGGTTGTTAGCATATCAAGTTCATGCGCCATCTTAACGGCCTCAACCTCCTTATCATAACCCATCCCAGTCTCCTCTAAGTTCCTCCTGAACAGGGAGTTCTTGTCAATGAGTCCAACGGTCGGGAAGTTCTGAATACCTGAGAACCCCATCTCCTTCAGCTGCTGGAGGAACCTCCGCATTCTGTAACCCTGATAGAACGGATGAGTTCCAGTAACTCCTGCAAGAACAGGCGTGTACTTAACGACACTTAAAACTTCGGAAGCTAACTCTAGGAGTACCTCATGCGCGTCACCGTAAGGCATGAGACCTGCGAGCGATCCGAAACCGGCCATCCTGTACCTGCCGGAGTTGTATATTATGATTAAGTCCGCGCCGGCGAGCTCCGCCACCTTGGCTATTATGCCCACGCCGGCGCCAACGCCCATTATCGGCTCGCCTCTAGATATTTTGCCATGCATATTTTCTAAGATTTTTTTCCTAGGTAAATACTCAACCACGTATAACACCTCAATATTATTTATTCAAAGAATACTTATAAACCTTTTACGCCATATATTGTATGAGGGTTACTTTATGTCGACCTCAAAACCTACAGAAGTAATTGTTCAGAGAGTACCTCTTTGGCTTGCTGTGGCTCTAACTGTAATCATATCGCTGCCTTTCGGCACGTTATTGGGTAGGTATAACTTGGCTTTATGGGCGTCATTCATAGCTTGGGCTGAGTACTTCGCACTTGGGGCGAAGCCTTCGGCTTTAAAACCTATATGGATTCTGTACCCGTTAGGAGCTTTTACTATGGCTATATTCGCAACCTTTAACAATTACTTCGTAGTTTACGCCGGTTGGGATCTACTCGTGTCGGTTGCTGTGTGGATATTCATATGGGTTGCGATAGCGGTGTACATTATGAGGTTCCACCCACTCTTCCAGCAGGGGAGCCTTCCATACTTCAACGGTCTCTCGATGTACTTAGCCCTCTACTTCGCTGGAGTGCAACCTGGGGCTGGTGCCGGACCCCTCGTAGGAAATCCACTCATAGATCCATGGATACTCTGGATATGGGTGAGTCTAGCGGGGATATTCGGCGGTTTCCTAGGCTGGCTTAACATACTCTTAACATTCCCTAAGAAGGTCGTCAAGTGATTGTTTTGGATCTAACCCCTCTATAAAGACTCATTTTTATGCTGATTTAACTATAAGCTCACAGGTGATCATACGTGGTCATAGTGCGTGTTACGTGGTTTAGGGAGGGATTAGGTGAGGAGGCGGATGCCGTGGTCGTGGTAGATGTGCTGAGATTCTCAACTACAGTGGCTGTCGCCCTCAGTTTGGGCTTTAAACATATCTACGCGTTTTCTGAACTCAGCGACGCCATTAACTTCGCCAGGTTGAGGAAGTTGCCCCTCTTAGCTGAGGTACACGGATTGAAGCCGCAGGAAGCAGACCTGGATAACTCTCCCAGCGAGCTCATGAGACATGGAGCGACCTACTTAAAGAGGGGCATTAACGAACTAGTGATCAGAACCACCTCTGGGGCCGCCATACTCAGTGAGGCTGCTAGACGAGGGTTTAAAAATATTTTCATTTCGTCAACTGTAAACGCGAGGTCTGTAGCAGAGGCCTTGTTAAGTAAGGGATACAGCACTATAAATATAGTGTGTGGAGGTCTAGATCTAAGTAAATTCGCGATAGAGGACTATGTGGGGGCTGGGGCTCTAATAGAGGAGTTAACAAGTCTAGAGCCGAGGGTAGTGCTTGAGGACGAGGGCTTGGCTGCCCTCCATATGTACCGTTCAGCACGGGAATCACTCCTCGAATTATTTAGTAGAGGCAGGTCCGGCAAGATAGTTACCAGCACTGGGCACTACGAAGATATAGTTGTAGCGAGCGGAGTCAACAGCCTTAACATAGTGCCGCAGGCTACTCCACTAAATCAGCCAGGTGGAGCTCTCATAAGCCTTTATAACGTCTAATCTCCCGTCCCCTAAGACTAAGCTTTCACATGCCTCGCAGTATGCTCGTTCTCAACGAACTCGACGTCACCCATCATGATAGAGGTAAAGACCTTCATGGATCTGACCCCCTAGAGTGCCGAATATGAGGTAGTATCATGGGCTAATTAACGCGTTGCCTACACCAAACATGAATATTACCCGAAGACTTGATTCAGTCCTCCTGGGTTCATCACGGTTCAGTCGGTTGATCCATCATCACGGTCAATATTCCTACCGCTACAGGAGCTTATTAATACTAGATCAAACGACCTGCAGAACACTGGTCTTTAAAACTCTAAAAACCGGGCTTATTTTACTTCACGCAATAGATAGTCCTCGAGGTTTCCATGAAATGTACATAAGTGTGACACCTGAGGTCGCGGTTGAGAAGCTCACAAGATTCGCGGGTGGTCTAGGAGTTCTCGAAGGAGATAAACTGATTGAAGCTAGAGCTATGGGCATTGATTACGCCGTAATCACGCTGTATCATCCTGGCGGGTACGCATCATACAATGTGAGCAACGGTGACCTGGTTGAAGTGAAGGATAGCTGGACTACATCGGGGGGTGTTGCACTCGAACCTCTCACTATCAGGGTCAGGAACGAGCTGGTCACCCTGGAGCCGTCCGTGTTCGAAGTAGCCGGCTCGAAACTCATTCTTCTTAAAGTAATTAAACCTCAGTGGGCTACCGAGCTTGCGAGTAAACTCTACATAGAGAAAAATGCTGAAGAGATGTTCTTCAAGTATGTCATCCTCAGTAAAGGAGCTGCCACACTCATTGAGTCGAGAAGCCTCGGTAGCGTCGAGGAAGTGCATCTTCAGGAGAGCTTCGCTGGGATGACTGCCTTTGCCTTGAAGGATCTAACCAACGTCAAGTTCGTGACGCACTCCCCAGGACCGTGGGCCCATCCTGTACTTCGTAGAGATTGGCTCGTCTCAGAATTCGGTGAAGAGAGGTTTGAGAGGTGCTGTGTCAACAACTACATAAACCTGACTGAATGCTTGATTAAGTTAGTCCCTAAAGCTTACGTGGTTTCAAGGAAGCAACTCAGGGTCATGAAAAACATAATGCCTGGAGTTGCCGATAAACTTGTCGACGCAACGAACGGTGTCAGTTTGACAAGATGGTGTGACGAAAAGATACTTAACTATGTGGTGGGCGGAGACACTGACGTGGAAAGATTCAGGGAGATCAGGGACGGACTTAGAAGGAAACTTGCTGATTACCTGAAGGAGTCAGGCATTAAGAGGGTGCCAGGTCCGGATGTGCCTGTGATTGCGTGGGTTAGGAGGATT is a window from the Zestosphaera sp. genome containing:
- a CDS encoding 2-phosphosulfolactate phosphatase — translated: MVIVRVTWFREGLGEEADAVVVVDVLRFSTTVAVALSLGFKHIYAFSELSDAINFARLRKLPLLAEVHGLKPQEADLDNSPSELMRHGATYLKRGINELVIRTTSGAAILSEAARRGFKNIFISSTVNARSVAEALLSKGYSTINIVCGGLDLSKFAIEDYVGAGALIEELTSLEPRVVLEDEGLAALHMYRSARESLLELFSRGRSGKIVTSTGHYEDIVVASGVNSLNIVPQATPLNQPGGALISLYNV
- a CDS encoding DUF1097 family protein, which encodes MYEGYFMSTSKPTEVIVQRVPLWLAVALTVIISLPFGTLLGRYNLALWASFIAWAEYFALGAKPSALKPIWILYPLGAFTMAIFATFNNYFVVYAGWDLLVSVAVWIFIWVAIAVYIMRFHPLFQQGSLPYFNGLSMYLALYFAGVQPGAGAGPLVGNPLIDPWILWIWVSLAGIFGGFLGWLNILLTFPKKVVK
- a CDS encoding phosphoenolpyruvate hydrolase family protein, giving the protein MLYVVEYLPRKKILENMHGKISRGEPIMGVGAGVGIIAKVAELAGADLIIIYNSGRYRMAGFGSLAGLMPYGDAHEVLLELASEVLSVVKYTPVLAGVTGTHPFYQGYRMRRFLQQLKEMGFSGIQNFPTVGLIDKNSLFRRNLEETGMGYDKEVEAVKMAHELDMLTTPYVFDEDDLVNMLKAGADILVLHFGLTAKGTIGARTTITLEEATKKAQEWADLARSHKSDVIVLVHGGPVADLDDWKYIAERVKGVHGFFGATTFERLPTEKAVAEQIKAFKAVKIKRA
- a CDS encoding Tm-1-like ATP-binding domain-containing protein; the encoded protein is MNVKTPIIAILVTLDTKECEGHYLKERISAHGGKGLLVDLSMRKYSPKLGVPDIDNDTVARAAGSTIDEVSNLERAKAQEIMIKGATKILKELLARGELDGAIGLGGSTGLRLITDIMSELPMFIPKFAVTTIISEAGSVIAGSDIVPIWSISDLTGGEKVNIIEAEVLNRAAAAVVRAAAPVPYTIEKRPTVFATQFGVTTPHLIIAKDYLTSQGYDFISFHALGITGGYTMERLIEAGMAVGVLDVTTAEVMNEVAGGVLVASVRGKLRLTAAGRLGIPQVLLPGGVDIINFWSPQTVPEKYRGRCMYEHSKGLVTLVKPDAEQMYMTGKLMAERLNQAVGPTVFIFPLRGFDTYDNDPTVKPKVAPPGVYCQRMCVEDGTVVFKPTDKPWHDPLLDLHLLKALLDHLDLASPNIELLVIDYNLNDPEVAFLSAKLLDSMIRKRWVKGQLPEVPGLQPERIVRNPRELVMKYLNG
- a CDS encoding glycogen/starch/alpha-glucan phosphorylase, yielding MYISVTPEVAVEKLTRFAGGLGVLEGDKLIEARAMGIDYAVITLYHPGGYASYNVSNGDLVEVKDSWTTSGGVALEPLTIRVRNELVTLEPSVFEVAGSKLILLKVIKPQWATELASKLYIEKNAEEMFFKYVILSKGAATLIESRSLGSVEEVHLQESFAGMTAFALKDLTNVKFVTHSPGPWAHPVLRRDWLVSEFGEERFERCCVNNYINLTECLIKLVPKAYVVSRKQLRVMKNIMPGVADKLVDATNGVSLTRWCDEKILNYVVGGDTDVERFREIRDGLRRKLADYLKESGIKRVPGPDVPVIAWVRRIVKYKRPHFISRFIEDNKDLSAFYILGGRPHPQDTYGKMYAKEFIRLSREHENVIFLHDYDLESAKTILMGCDILLFTPFPGWEASGTSFMKAGVNGVPTLSSRDGAALEMIKDGYNGWLFGEDISEFVDIYTSVKAGEIDEKEYEEFSGKLVEAVKTYIEDFNRYLSISLNAAKTFIRLADIRNTMFKLIH